The following are from one region of the Coffea eugenioides isolate CCC68of chromosome 2, Ceug_1.0, whole genome shotgun sequence genome:
- the LOC113761976 gene encoding beta carbonic anhydrase 5, chloroplastic isoform X1, with translation MALPVPQSTSVTTATSSSSNFPSTSPRKIKISCSQLRFSETKQAHPRLMDAFKGNSALQVKALRESQGLTQEIINNEQKCVQIMDNESELFKEMKRRFLTFKKDKYLENLEHFQSLAKVQKPKFMVIACADSRVCPSSILGFQPGEAFIVRNVANLVPPYENGPSETNAALEFSVNSLEVENILVVGHSCCGGIRALMSMEDNKNSSSFIENWVRIGKPAKLSTKATATASDLNFDQQCRHCEKVSINQSLLNLLTYPWIEEKVANGKLSVHGGYYDFVDCTFEKWSLNYKGSESKEDGEYSIKDREFWC, from the exons ATGGCTCTACCAGTCCCACAATCCACCTCTGTGACTACTGCTACTTCCTCCTCCAGCAACTTCCCCAGCACTTCTCCAAGAAAAATTAAA ATTTCTTGTTCCCAGTTGAGATTCTCGGAAACTAAGCAGGCCCATCCGAGATTAATGGATGCTTTCAA GGGCAATTCAGCTTTGCAAGTGAAGGCCTTGAGGGAATCTCAGGGCCTGACTCAGGAGATCATTAATAACGAGCAGAAGTGTGTTCAAATAATGGACAATGAATCTGAACTTTTCAAAGAGATGAAGCGTCGATTCCTAACTTTCAAAAAGGATAAATACCT GGAGAACTTGGAACATTTTCAGAGTCTTGCCAAGGTTCAAAAACCTAAG TTCATGGTGATTGCCTGTGCAGATTCACGAGTGTGTCCTTCAAGCATCCTTGGTTTTCAACCAGGAGAAGCATTTATCGTCCGAAATGTAGCCAATCTGGTTCCTCCATATGAG AATGGACCTTCAGAAACCAATGCTGCCCTTGAATTTTCTGTTAATTCTCTTGAA GTTGAGAATATATTAGTTGTTGGTCACAGCTGCTGTGGAGGCATTCGAGCCTTGATGAGCATGGAGGATAACAAAAATTCTAG TAGCTTCATAGAAAATTGGGTACGAATTGGAAAGCCTGCAAAATTAAGCACTAAGGCTACTGCTACTGCTTCCGACCTCAACTTCGATCAGCAGTGCAGACACTGTGAGAAG GTATCTATCAACCAATCTTTGTTGAACCTGCTCACTTATCCGTGGATAGAAGAAAAGGTGGCAAACGGTAAGCTTTCAGTTCACGGGGGCTACTATGATTTCGTTGACTGTACATTTGAGAAATGGAGCCTTAATTACAAGGGTAGTGAGTCGAAAGAAGATGGTGAATATTCCATTAAGGATCGGGAATTTTGGTGCTAA
- the LOC113761976 gene encoding beta carbonic anhydrase 5, chloroplastic isoform X2 — MALPVPQSTSVTTATSSSSNFPSTSPRKIKISCSQLRFSETKQAHPRLMDAFKGNSALQVKALRESQGLTQEIINNEQKCVQIMDNESELFKEMKRRFLTFKKDKYLENLEHFQSLAKVQKPKFMVIACADSRVCPSSILGFQPGEAFIVRNVANLVPPYENGPSETNAALEFSVNSLEVENILVVGHSCCGGIRALMSMEDNKNSSFIENWVRIGKPAKLSTKATATASDLNFDQQCRHCEKVSINQSLLNLLTYPWIEEKVANGKLSVHGGYYDFVDCTFEKWSLNYKGSESKEDGEYSIKDREFWC, encoded by the exons ATGGCTCTACCAGTCCCACAATCCACCTCTGTGACTACTGCTACTTCCTCCTCCAGCAACTTCCCCAGCACTTCTCCAAGAAAAATTAAA ATTTCTTGTTCCCAGTTGAGATTCTCGGAAACTAAGCAGGCCCATCCGAGATTAATGGATGCTTTCAA GGGCAATTCAGCTTTGCAAGTGAAGGCCTTGAGGGAATCTCAGGGCCTGACTCAGGAGATCATTAATAACGAGCAGAAGTGTGTTCAAATAATGGACAATGAATCTGAACTTTTCAAAGAGATGAAGCGTCGATTCCTAACTTTCAAAAAGGATAAATACCT GGAGAACTTGGAACATTTTCAGAGTCTTGCCAAGGTTCAAAAACCTAAG TTCATGGTGATTGCCTGTGCAGATTCACGAGTGTGTCCTTCAAGCATCCTTGGTTTTCAACCAGGAGAAGCATTTATCGTCCGAAATGTAGCCAATCTGGTTCCTCCATATGAG AATGGACCTTCAGAAACCAATGCTGCCCTTGAATTTTCTGTTAATTCTCTTGAA GTTGAGAATATATTAGTTGTTGGTCACAGCTGCTGTGGAGGCATTCGAGCCTTGATGAGCATGGAGGATAACAAAAATTCTAG CTTCATAGAAAATTGGGTACGAATTGGAAAGCCTGCAAAATTAAGCACTAAGGCTACTGCTACTGCTTCCGACCTCAACTTCGATCAGCAGTGCAGACACTGTGAGAAG GTATCTATCAACCAATCTTTGTTGAACCTGCTCACTTATCCGTGGATAGAAGAAAAGGTGGCAAACGGTAAGCTTTCAGTTCACGGGGGCTACTATGATTTCGTTGACTGTACATTTGAGAAATGGAGCCTTAATTACAAGGGTAGTGAGTCGAAAGAAGATGGTGAATATTCCATTAAGGATCGGGAATTTTGGTGCTAA
- the LOC113761976 gene encoding beta carbonic anhydrase 5, chloroplastic isoform X3: MLSRNSYTLRLKTCHIRQLIPRDKGNSALQVKALRESQGLTQEIINNEQKCVQIMDNESELFKEMKRRFLTFKKDKYLENLEHFQSLAKVQKPKFMVIACADSRVCPSSILGFQPGEAFIVRNVANLVPPYENGPSETNAALEFSVNSLEVENILVVGHSCCGGIRALMSMEDNKNSSSFIENWVRIGKPAKLSTKATATASDLNFDQQCRHCEKVSINQSLLNLLTYPWIEEKVANGKLSVHGGYYDFVDCTFEKWSLNYKGSESKEDGEYSIKDREFWC; encoded by the exons ATGCTTTCAA GAAATTCCTACACTTTAAGATTAAAGACATGCCACATTCGACAATTGATCCCAAGAGATAA GGGCAATTCAGCTTTGCAAGTGAAGGCCTTGAGGGAATCTCAGGGCCTGACTCAGGAGATCATTAATAACGAGCAGAAGTGTGTTCAAATAATGGACAATGAATCTGAACTTTTCAAAGAGATGAAGCGTCGATTCCTAACTTTCAAAAAGGATAAATACCT GGAGAACTTGGAACATTTTCAGAGTCTTGCCAAGGTTCAAAAACCTAAG TTCATGGTGATTGCCTGTGCAGATTCACGAGTGTGTCCTTCAAGCATCCTTGGTTTTCAACCAGGAGAAGCATTTATCGTCCGAAATGTAGCCAATCTGGTTCCTCCATATGAG AATGGACCTTCAGAAACCAATGCTGCCCTTGAATTTTCTGTTAATTCTCTTGAA GTTGAGAATATATTAGTTGTTGGTCACAGCTGCTGTGGAGGCATTCGAGCCTTGATGAGCATGGAGGATAACAAAAATTCTAG TAGCTTCATAGAAAATTGGGTACGAATTGGAAAGCCTGCAAAATTAAGCACTAAGGCTACTGCTACTGCTTCCGACCTCAACTTCGATCAGCAGTGCAGACACTGTGAGAAG GTATCTATCAACCAATCTTTGTTGAACCTGCTCACTTATCCGTGGATAGAAGAAAAGGTGGCAAACGGTAAGCTTTCAGTTCACGGGGGCTACTATGATTTCGTTGACTGTACATTTGAGAAATGGAGCCTTAATTACAAGGGTAGTGAGTCGAAAGAAGATGGTGAATATTCCATTAAGGATCGGGAATTTTGGTGCTAA
- the LOC113763919 gene encoding protein PELPK1-like, with protein MAGFHRASLVFAMLVAVSSMSSNCFQAEARRLLDTGLPEIPTLPMPEIPTLPKPELPTVPKPEIPALPKPDLPTVPKPEVPELPKPELPTVPKHEVPELPKPELPTVPKHEIPELPKPELPNVPKPEIPALPKPELPTLPKPEVPKKPETTTP; from the coding sequence ATGGCTGGTTTCCACCGTGCATCTCTTGTGTTCGCCATGCTTGTTGCTGTATCATCCATGAGCAGCAACTGTTTCCAAGCTGAAGCGCGTCGCCTTCTTGATACAGGGTTGCCTGAGATTCCTACCTTGCCAATGCCTGAGATACCAACACTGCCTAAACCTGAGCTGCCAACCGTTCCAAAGCCTGAGATTCCAGCATTGCCAAAACCCGACCTGCCAACCGTGCCAAAGCCTGAGGTTCCAGAATTGCCAAAACCTGAGCTGCCAACCGTTCCAAAGCATGAGGTTCCAGAATTGCCAAAACCCGAGCTCCCAACCGTTCCAAAGCATGAGATTCCTGAATTGCCAAAACCTGAGCTGCCAAATGTGCCGAAGCCAGAGATTCCAGCATTGCCTAAACCCGAGCTACCAACTTTGCCCAAGCCAGAGGTGCCTAAAAAGCCTGAGACCACCACTCCATGA
- the LOC113759243 gene encoding protein PELPK2-like, which produces MEAQVIRSPLLAFSFLLITLALSSNMASILADARHLLEATAPGVPVDEAPSAPDSDDTDPETPSVPIVFPVPQIPTIPLPQFPANPLPIPTFPATLPTLPFLPNSP; this is translated from the coding sequence ATGGAAGCCCAAGTGATCAGATCTCCATTGTTAGCATTTTCTTTCCTGCTGATCACCCTGGCATTAAGTAGTAACATGGCATCAATCCTAGCCGATGCACGCCATCTTTTGGAGGCAACAGCACCAGGTGTTCCAGTTGATGAAGCGCCTAGCGCCCCTGATAGCGATGATACCGATCCTGAGACACCATCTGTACCTATAGTTTTCCCAGTCCCCCAGATTCCAACAATCCCACTGCCTCAGTTCCCTGCTAATCCGCTTCCAATTCCCACATTCCCCGCCACCCTCCCAACCTTGCCTTTTCTGCCTAACTCGCCCTAA